Proteins found in one Neomonachus schauinslandi chromosome 1, ASM220157v2, whole genome shotgun sequence genomic segment:
- the SMIM34 gene encoding small integral membrane protein 34A: MELTKWTPQGAPNQTQDSTGFSYLLRDHMEGRSSTNSTRALKLPDGTSAAWYILTIIGIYGVIFLFRLASNILRKNDKSLEDIYYSNLTSELKKKGLQSKVAKCSALTISNRAVLQPNQASLGPKYKNSECQTEIQGIP; encoded by the coding sequence tgaCCAAGTGGACTCCTCAGGGAGCCCCCAACCAGACCCAGGACAGCACTGGCTTCAGCTACCTGCTGAGAGACCACATGGAGGGGAGGAGCAGCACCAACTCCACCAGGGCCCTGAAACTTCCAGATGGGACCAGTGCTGCCTGGTACATCCTCACCATCATTGGCATCTATGGAGTGATCTTCCTCTTCCGATTGGCCAGCAACATCCTCAGAAAGAATGATAAATCCTTGGAAGATATTTACTACTCCAATTTGACCTCCGAACTCAAAAAGAAAGGTCTCCAAAGCAAGGTGGCCAAATGCTCTGCATTGACCATTAGCAACAGAGCTGTCCTGCAGCCCAACCAGGCCAGCCTGGggccaaaatataaaaatagtgagTGCCAAACTGAAATCCAAGGGATCCCTTGA